In Staphylococcus lloydii, the following proteins share a genomic window:
- a CDS encoding aminotransferase class I/II-fold pyridoxal phosphate-dependent enzyme, translated as MNPLALDLNEQLSNAKPEIADMLSDLGKLMYYPKGILSQSAEAKSTQYNATIGMATYKNSKMYADTLSDVFNHLEPDDIFPYAPPQGIEPLRDLWQQKMLKENPDLSQTSMSRPILTNALTHGLSLVGDLFVDSQDTILLPKHNWGNYKLVYSTRHAAEIQTYSIFDDEGHYSTKSLVETLDNYNQEKVILILNYPNNPTGYTPTKDEAKTIVEAIKNLAQRGTNVIAVVDDAYYGLFYEDVFTQSLFTPLTNLQLDNLLPIRLDGATKEFFAWGLRVGFLTFGLHDEISKSVLEAKVKGLIRSNISSGPMPSQSAIKYVLENNEKFDQEIQHNIDVLEARYKVTKEVVYDEKYATSWQPYDFNSGYFMALKVHGVDPEQLRVHLIEQYSIGIIALNDTDIRIAFSCVEKDDIPHVFDAIDKAIKDLQNA; from the coding sequence ATGAATCCTTTAGCTTTAGACTTAAATGAACAATTATCTAATGCAAAGCCAGAAATCGCGGATATGTTATCTGATCTTGGTAAATTAATGTATTATCCAAAAGGTATCTTATCACAATCCGCTGAAGCTAAATCAACACAATATAATGCTACAATCGGTATGGCTACCTATAAAAATAGTAAAATGTATGCTGATACTTTAAGTGATGTGTTTAATCATTTAGAACCTGACGATATATTCCCTTATGCTCCACCTCAAGGTATAGAACCATTACGTGACTTATGGCAACAAAAGATGTTAAAAGAGAATCCTGATTTATCACAAACATCAATGAGCCGCCCTATATTAACGAATGCTTTAACGCATGGTTTATCACTTGTTGGAGATTTATTCGTTGATAGCCAAGACACTATCCTTTTACCAAAACACAACTGGGGTAATTATAAATTAGTCTATTCGACAAGACATGCAGCTGAAATACAGACTTATTCAATCTTTGATGATGAAGGTCATTATTCTACAAAATCATTAGTAGAAACGTTAGACAATTACAATCAAGAAAAAGTTATTTTAATTCTTAACTACCCTAATAACCCAACTGGTTATACGCCTACTAAAGACGAAGCTAAAACTATCGTAGAAGCGATTAAAAACTTAGCACAAAGAGGCACTAACGTTATAGCTGTCGTTGACGATGCTTATTATGGTTTGTTCTATGAAGATGTATTTACTCAATCATTATTTACACCATTAACAAACTTACAATTAGATAATTTATTACCTATTCGTTTAGACGGTGCTACAAAAGAATTTTTCGCTTGGGGGTTACGTGTTGGTTTCCTAACTTTCGGATTACATGATGAAATTTCAAAATCAGTATTAGAAGCCAAAGTAAAAGGACTTATAAGAAGTAATATATCGAGTGGTCCAATGCCATCCCAAAGTGCTATCAAATACGTTTTAGAAAATAACGAAAAATTTGATCAAGAAATTCAGCATAATATAGATGTATTGGAAGCACGTTACAAAGTAACTAAAGAAGTAGTCTATGATGAAAAATACGCAACATCTTGGCAACCATATGATTTTAACTCTGGTTATTTTATGGCTTTAAAAGTTCATGGTGTTGACCCAGAACAATTACGTGTACATCTTATCGAGCAATATTCTATTGGCATTATCGCACTTAACGATACTGATATTCGTATAGCGTTTAGTTGCGTAGAAAAAGACGATATCCCTCATGTATTTGATGCTATTGATAAAGCAATAAAAGATTTACAAAATGCTTAA
- a CDS encoding Trp-rich small protein has product MTWWQDAMATLLSGSVLVVFRVWLENKWKDK; this is encoded by the coding sequence ATGACGTGGTGGCAAGATGCAATGGCAACTTTATTATCAGGGAGTGTGCTAGTTGTTTTTCGAGTTTGGTTAGAAAACAAATGGAAAGATAAGTAG
- a CDS encoding HoxN/HupN/NixA family nickel/cobalt transporter, with the protein MKFLGRYNKSWLPYILIVILLHVVGFSALWIMGKAHPIIVGMGLLAYTLGLRHAFDADHIAAIDNTVRKLIQQRKNPIGVGFYFSIGHSSVVFLMAVLLGISVKWAKQELPHFQDIGGTVGTIVSGTFLLLIGILNLIILVSLIKLFIKLRHQYIENEKIDELLAARGFITRFVGPYFKLISKSWHVLPLGFLFGLGFDTASEIALLALSSGASQQALPFIGILALPILFAAGMSLLDTLDGIMMKSAYNWAFLNPIRKIFYNITITAISVIAALIIGSIELLQMTADKLHLNNAFWSNVQAIKFDYLGYILVVLFIIAWLISTLVWKIGNFENNWSK; encoded by the coding sequence GTGAAGTTTTTGGGTCGGTATAATAAAAGTTGGTTGCCTTATATATTGATAGTCATTCTATTACATGTTGTGGGTTTTAGCGCTTTATGGATAATGGGGAAAGCACATCCGATTATAGTAGGTATGGGTCTTCTGGCATATACTTTAGGTTTAAGGCACGCCTTTGACGCAGACCATATCGCTGCGATTGATAATACAGTGCGTAAGCTAATTCAACAACGTAAAAATCCAATAGGGGTAGGGTTTTATTTTTCAATTGGTCATTCGTCTGTGGTGTTCCTCATGGCTGTGTTATTAGGAATTTCAGTAAAATGGGCAAAGCAAGAATTACCACATTTTCAAGATATAGGTGGTACAGTAGGCACCATTGTGTCAGGTACATTCTTATTGTTAATTGGCATTTTGAATCTAATTATTTTAGTGTCGTTAATTAAATTATTTATAAAGCTACGTCATCAATATATTGAGAATGAAAAAATTGATGAGTTATTAGCGGCTAGAGGGTTTATAACAAGATTTGTTGGACCGTATTTCAAACTCATTAGCAAAAGTTGGCATGTTTTACCATTAGGATTTTTATTTGGTCTTGGTTTTGATACGGCAAGTGAGATTGCCTTATTAGCTTTATCTTCTGGTGCTTCACAACAAGCATTGCCATTTATAGGCATTTTAGCGTTACCTATTTTATTTGCAGCGGGTATGAGTTTACTGGATACATTAGATGGAATAATGATGAAATCAGCTTATAATTGGGCATTCTTAAATCCAATAAGAAAGATTTTCTATAATATTACAATTACAGCTATATCGGTCATTGCAGCATTAATTATTGGGAGTATAGAATTGTTGCAAATGACTGCAGATAAATTACATTTAAATAATGCCTTTTGGTCTAATGTGCAAGCAATTAAATTTGATTATTTAGGTTATATTTTAGTTGTATTATTTATTATTGCATGGCTAATTTCTACATTAGTTTGGAAAATCGGCAATTTTGAAAATAATTGGTCAAAATAA
- a CDS encoding SE1626 family protein — translation MKHLTKIFVIIAIVVFIAGFYLQATGNESSGIKLLIAAILFMICAFINRRNDRLKERNKK, via the coding sequence GTGAAGCATCTAACTAAAATATTTGTCATCATTGCTATTGTAGTCTTTATAGCTGGTTTTTATTTACAAGCTACTGGCAATGAATCTTCAGGGATAAAATTGCTTATAGCTGCAATTCTATTTATGATTTGTGCTTTTATAAATAGAAGAAATGATCGACTTAAAGAACGAAATAAAAAGTAA
- the pmtC gene encoding phenol-soluble modulin export ABC transporter ATP-binding protein PmtC, which yields MKLQDITKTYGSNNVLDHIEFDFEDSKIVGLIGKNGVGKTTLMKVMNGNIINYKGKVDIARDENIGYLIEHPKLYNNKSGLYNLKLFAQVLGKGFDKQYANRIIDAFGMREYIKKKVKKYSMGMKQKLAIAVSLMNKPKYLILDEPTNGMDPDGSIDVLTTIQSLVNDLDMKILISSHKLEDIELICDRAIFLRDGHFVQDVNMKQGTTSDSTVVKVEAADFEKTLSYISDHSDFIQSDQTTNEIILKVQNSYQSLLKGLASIDVYPTYIETRKSSLRDTYFNINQRGGQ from the coding sequence ATGAAGCTGCAGGATATAACTAAAACCTATGGTAGTAACAATGTCTTAGATCATATTGAATTTGATTTTGAAGACAGTAAAATTGTAGGTTTAATAGGTAAAAACGGCGTTGGTAAAACAACTTTAATGAAAGTTATGAATGGTAATATTATTAATTACAAAGGTAAAGTTGATATTGCCAGAGATGAAAATATAGGTTATTTAATCGAACATCCAAAGTTATATAACAACAAATCAGGTCTTTATAACTTGAAATTATTTGCTCAAGTTTTAGGTAAAGGGTTTGATAAACAATATGCCAATCGCATAATAGATGCATTTGGTATGCGTGAATATATTAAGAAAAAAGTTAAAAAATATTCGATGGGTATGAAACAGAAACTTGCAATCGCAGTTTCTTTAATGAATAAACCAAAGTATTTAATATTGGATGAACCAACGAACGGTATGGATCCAGATGGCTCAATTGATGTGTTGACTACGATCCAATCCTTAGTAAATGATTTAGATATGAAAATTCTTATCTCTAGTCATAAATTAGAAGATATCGAGTTGATTTGTGATAGAGCAATATTTTTAAGAGATGGGCATTTTGTTCAAGACGTTAATATGAAGCAGGGTACTACTTCTGATTCTACTGTAGTAAAAGTAGAAGCTGCAGACTTTGAAAAAACTCTATCTTATATTAGTGACCATAGTGATTTCATTCAGTCAGACCAAACTACTAATGAAATTATATTAAAAGTACAAAATAGTTATCAGTCATTATTAAAAGGTTTAGCGAGTATTGATGTTTATCCAACTTATATTGAAACACGTAAGAGCTCGCTACGTGATACTTACTTTAATATCAACCAGAGAGGTGGCCAATAA
- the pmtD gene encoding phenol-soluble modulin export ABC transporter permease subunit PmtD has translation MNSIQLVKYDIYSILKSPLTYLAIVLTYLALGGMTALFMQQLDKVNGNAILSIGSWFFSIVGLLFVIKTITRDISQGTIQLFMNKKGSRIGYLIAKVISIVLIAIIMTALLTVFVLVVQNICDGKNVETNKFFELLVFYIVFHLFYGVLLYLFSLIVPKTALIFTLGIILVFIVPFAEPFIPMIPKIGDNIQDSLKYIPFSYLTDKTTSGNYTFTHWQWFISSASIIVLFVINLFYVAKKDI, from the coding sequence ATGAACAGTATTCAATTGGTAAAGTATGACATCTATAGTATTTTGAAAAGTCCACTTACATATTTGGCAATTGTCTTAACTTATCTTGCATTAGGTGGTATGACAGCGTTATTTATGCAACAACTAGATAAAGTTAACGGTAATGCTATTTTATCTATTGGTAGTTGGTTTTTCTCAATCGTTGGTTTACTATTTGTAATAAAAACAATTACTCGTGATATTTCACAAGGGACAATTCAATTATTTATGAATAAAAAAGGTAGCCGAATTGGTTACTTAATAGCAAAAGTTATTTCTATTGTTTTGATTGCTATAATCATGACAGCTTTATTAACTGTTTTTGTCTTAGTAGTTCAAAATATATGTGACGGCAAAAATGTAGAAACAAACAAGTTTTTCGAACTATTAGTTTTTTACATTGTGTTCCATCTGTTTTATGGCGTACTGTTATATTTATTCTCATTAATTGTGCCTAAAACGGCATTGATTTTCACATTAGGAATAATTTTAGTATTTATCGTACCTTTTGCTGAACCATTTATCCCTATGATTCCTAAAATAGGTGACAATATTCAAGATTCTCTTAAATATATACCGTTTAGTTATTTAACTGACAAAACGACTTCTGGAAATTATACTTTTACTCATTGGCAGTGGTTTATCTCTAGTGCGTCAATTATAGTATTATTTGTTATCAATCTATTTTACGTTGCTAAAAAAGATATTTAA
- a CDS encoding thioredoxin family protein, which produces MTNLKTYFNDSQPLNDYIDQMSENKEDLITIYKSFSLPEDDDRLTKIKSLNYSKVLVITEDWCGDAMMNLPILKNITEQLNLEVRVFHRDDDTNLIDQYLTNGTARSIPIFVFLNDDYQQETVWGPRARQAQKFVEESRAHLPSKDDPSFEEKSNEVHAIIANRYKTDSQLWKAVYDSIVEQLLHK; this is translated from the coding sequence ATGACAAACTTGAAAACTTATTTTAATGATAGTCAACCACTCAATGACTACATTGATCAAATGAGTGAAAATAAAGAAGATTTAATTACGATTTATAAATCATTTTCACTACCAGAAGACGATGATAGACTAACAAAAATTAAGTCATTAAATTATAGTAAAGTATTAGTTATAACGGAAGATTGGTGCGGAGATGCCATGATGAATCTCCCTATATTAAAAAATATTACTGAACAGTTAAACTTAGAGGTACGTGTTTTCCACCGTGATGACGATACGAATTTAATCGACCAATATTTAACGAATGGAACTGCACGTAGCATTCCAATTTTCGTCTTTTTAAATGACGACTATCAACAAGAAACGGTGTGGGGACCGCGTGCAAGACAAGCACAAAAATTTGTTGAAGAAAGTCGAGCGCATTTACCTTCAAAAGATGATCCTTCTTTTGAAGAAAAATCAAATGAAGTTCACGCTATTATCGCTAACCGTTATAAAACTGATTCCCAATTATGGAAAGCAGTTTATGACTCAATAGTAGAACAGTTACTTCATAAGTAA
- a CDS encoding HAAS signaling domain-containing protein gives MDKITFLNELEQELNHLPRKDRDKKMYEYEEYFFEEEQKGKNEYQIMGELESPKIIGKEIMAQNAISYAEYRTNAQTIFKAIMASLGMGIVSLLIILIPMIFVAFFMFILLLIALLFFISPVLLIVHGLINGNISLAVSNYLFAFSYSGLGIMLFVLILKLAELVYRIILKYLRWNIKNIKGSAVK, from the coding sequence ATGGATAAAATTACTTTTTTGAATGAACTCGAACAAGAACTCAATCATTTACCTAGAAAAGATAGGGATAAAAAAATGTATGAGTATGAAGAGTATTTTTTTGAAGAAGAACAAAAAGGTAAAAATGAATATCAAATTATGGGTGAATTAGAGTCACCAAAAATAATTGGAAAAGAAATCATGGCACAAAATGCTATTAGCTACGCTGAGTATAGAACAAACGCGCAAACTATCTTTAAAGCAATTATGGCTTCATTAGGTATGGGCATTGTCTCATTACTTATTATTTTGATTCCTATGATTTTTGTGGCCTTTTTTATGTTTATATTGTTATTAATCGCTTTGTTATTTTTTATTTCACCAGTTTTACTTATTGTACATGGGTTAATTAATGGCAACATAAGTTTAGCTGTCAGTAATTATTTATTTGCCTTTTCATACTCAGGGTTAGGTATCATGTTATTTGTATTAATTTTAAAACTAGCCGAGTTAGTCTATCGTATTATTTTAAAATATTTACGCTGGAACATAAAAAATATTAAGGGAAGTGCAGTTAAATGA